The following is a genomic window from Pseudomonas promysalinigenes.
AACCGGCCTGGGCCCTGGAATACAAAGTCCAGTGGATCCAGCGCTTCGGCATCAGCATCCATCTGGCCCTCGATGGCCTGTCGCTGTTGATGATCCTGCTCACCGGCTTGCTCGGTGTGCTGTCGGTGCTGTGCTCCTGGAAAGAGATCCAACGCCACGTCGGCTTCTTCCACCTCAACCTGATGTGGATCCTCGGCGGTGTGGTCGGTGTGTTCCTGGCCTTGGACCTGTTCCTGTTCTTCTTCTTCTGGGAAATGATGCTGGTGCCGATGTACTTCCTCATCGCGCTCTGGGGCCATAGCTCGGCAGATGGCAAGAAGACAAGGATCTACGCGGCGACCAAGTTCTTCATCTTCACCCAGGCCAGCGGCCTGATCATGCTGGTGGCGATCCTTGGCCTGGTGCTGGTCAACTACACCAACACCGGCGTGATCACCTTCAACTACAGTGACCTGCTCAAGGCTGAGCTGCCGGCCGGTACCGAGTACCTGCTGATGCTGGGCTTCTTCATCGCCTTCGCGGTGAAGCTGCCGGTGGTGCCGTTCCATTCCTGGCTGCCCGACGCTCACGCCCAGGCGCCGACCGCAGGCTCCGTGGACCTTGCCGGTATCTTGCTCAAGACTGCGGCCTACGGCCTGCTGCGCTTCGCTCTGCCGCTGTTCCCCAATGCCTCGGCAGAGTTCGCGCCTATCGCCATGACCCTGGGCCTGATCGGGATCTTCTACGGTGCCTTCCTGGCCTTCGCCCAGACCGACATCAAGCGCCTGATCGCCTTCTCCAGTGTCTCGCACATGGGCTTTGTGCTGATTGGTATCTACTCGGGCAGCCAGCAAGCGCTGCAAGGCGCGGTGATCCAGATGCTGGCCCACGGCCTGTCCGCAGCCGCGCTGTTCATTCTGTCGGGGCAGCTGTACGAGCGTCTGCATACCCGTGACATGCGTCAGATGGGTGGCCTGTGGCACCGCATCGCCTACCTGCCAGCGATCAGCCTGTTCTTCGCGGCGGCATCGCTGGGCCTGCCAGGCACCGGCAACTTCGTCGGCGAGTTCCTGATCTTGATCGGCAGCTTCGTGCATGTACCGTGGATCACCGTGATCGCCACGACTGGCCTGGTATTCGGTTCGGTGTACTCACTGATCATGATCCACCGCGCCTACTTCGGCCCGGCCAAGGCCGACACCGTGCTGGCCGGCATGGATAGCCGCGAACTGATCATGGTCCTGGGCCTTGCCGGGCTGCTGATCCTGCTGGGCGTGTATCCACAGCCGTTCCTCGATACCTCTGCAGCCACCATGAGTGGTGTGCAGCAGTGGCTCGGTTCCGCTTTCACTCAACTCGCTTCGGCCCGGTAAGAGCGCTATGGAATTCACCACTCAACACTTCATCGCATTGGCGCCGATGCTGATCACCACCATCACCACGGTGGTGGTGATGTTGGCGATCGCCTGCAAGCGCAACCACTCGCAGACCTTCCTGCTGTCCACCGTGGGCCTGAACCTGGCCCTGCTGTCGATCCTGCCAGCGCTGAAGGTCGCGCCACTGGCGGTCACCTCGCTGGTCACCATCGACAAGTTCGCCTGCCTGTACATGGCGATCATCCTGGTCGCAACCTTGGCCTGCGTGACCTTGGCCCACGCTTATCTGGGGGAAGGCTCCAAAGGCTTCCCGGGTAACCGTGAAGAACTGTACCTGCTGCTGCTGATGTCCGCCCTCGGTGGCCTGGTGCTGGTGAGCGCCAACCACCTGGCTGGCCTGTTCATCGGCCTTGAGCTGCTGTCGGTACCGGTCTACGGCCTGGTGGCCTATGCGTTCTTCAACAAGCGCTCTTTGGAAGCCGGCATCAAGTACATGGTGCTGTCGGCCGCAGGCTCGGCCTTCCTGCTGTTCGGCATGGCCTTGCTGTACGCCGATGCTGGCAGCCTGACGTTCGACCAACTGGGCAAGGCCCTCGCCGCTACCAGCATGCCTAGCCTGATGGCTCAACTGGGCCTGGGCATGATGTTGGTTGGCCTTGCCTTCAAGCTGTCCCTTGTGCCCTTCCACCTGTGGACTCCGGACGTCTACGAGGGCGCCCCGGCGCCAGTCGCCGCGTTTCTGGCCACAGCCAGCAAGGTTGCCGTGTTCGCCGTTGTGGTGCGCCTGTTCATGCTGTCGCCGGCTGCCAGCAGCGGCGTGCTGAGCACCGTGCTTGCGGTAATTGCAGTTGCTTCGATCCTGGTCGGCAACCTGCTGGCGTTGACCCAGAGCAACCTCAAGCGTCTGCTCGGTTACTCGTCCATCGCTCACTTCGGCTACCTGGTCATCGCGCTGGTCGCAAGCAAAGGCCTGGCCATGGAGGCCATGGGCGTTTACCTGGTCACCTACGTGATCACCAGCCTGGGCGCCTTTGGCGTGATCACCCTGATGTCGTCGCCCTACGGTGGCCGTGACGCCGACGCGCTGTACGAATACCGCGGCCTGTTCTGGCGCCGTCCGTACCTGACTGCGGTACTGACCGTGATGATGCTGTCGCTGGCAGGCATTCCGCTGACGGCAGGCTTCATTGGCAAGTTCTACATCATCGCCACTGGCGTCGAGTCGCAGTTGTGGTGGCTGGTCGGTGCGCTGGTGATCGGTAGCGCCATAGGCGTCTACTACTACCTGCGTGTGATGGTCACCCTGTACCTGGTTGAACCGAACCTGCGTCGCCACGATGCCCCACTGAAGTGGGAACAGCGCACTGGCGGTGTAATGCTGCTCGCGATTGCCATTCTCGCCTTCGTTCTGGGTGTGTACCCGCAGCCACTGTTGGACATGGTTCAGCACGCTGGCCTGCAACTGCTCGGCTGATCGCAGCTGCAACACAAACACCCCGCACATGCGGGGTGTTTTGTTATCTGCACCTGGCAACTGCCGAGCCGGTGCCCTTCAATCCCTGGCCGAGTGCGACTCTTGAGCGCGCGGCGCAAGCGCAGACCTGCGCAGTTCCCTGCTCGCTGATGGCAGATGCACTTCGGGGTTGGGCATGCCACTGGGTGAAAGTTCGTGGGTCATTTCGAACTCCGCACGCACCGACCAGCCACACGCCTCGTTGATACATTGCAAGTAGGCAATGCGCAGAAAGATATGCCGACCTTCACTGGTACGAATGCGCATACGGCTGTTGCAATGTGGGCAGACCAGCTTATAAGTACTCACGCCGTGTACCTGCATAGGCGGAATGCATAAACATGCTGTAAGAAAACTCGATACTTAGGTCGAGTATTGGCTACTTTCATAGAAAGCTTTTTCATCAAATTGCAGCTCATGCCAAGATATCTCCTCAAATAGAAGGGCATATATTCATTAAGAGTATTCTAAGCCCAAGGAATGTCATTAAACCAGTCATGGATATTTGCTATGAATAGCCACTTGTTTGCAGCGGTGCTGTCACGCCTCAAGCTTATTACGGGTTCAAGCACCGACGTTCAACTGGCCAGAAGCCTGGAGGTCAGCCCGCAAACGTTGAGCAGCTGGAAGGTCCGCGAAAGCATTCCATACTCACTATGCGTAGATTTAGCCCGAAAACAGGGTTGTTCGCTGGATTGGCTATTGCTCGGCGAGCGCGACGGTAAGGGGCCTGAGCAAACCCAGGAAAGCTGGGAAAGCGACGTGCTCACGCGCCTGCGTGAGCTTTCCCACGCAGACCGCCAGGCAGTGCTTCTGCACATCGAGGACAAGCAACGCTTACGTCAACTGGAACAGCAGGTGCAGCAACTGGCCAAGTACTTGCCCGGTGCAGGCTTGGGTTAATCACGGCGGCGCCAGCGCTGTACGAGTTCGCGCAGGTCCACCGAGTCCAGCCACACCAATACCTTCAAAGTGATCGGTATGACCACTACCGCAGCGGCAAAGGCTGCCATGCCCCGAGATAACATAGGCGCCAGCGAGAGCAGCAGAGGTTCGAACAAGTAGCCCACGCCTAACGTCAGAAACACTAATAGCAGCTGCTTACCGCCCGACAGGCGCTTGCGCGACACGGTGATGAAGCGGTCTCTGACTGCGTTCACCAGCAGGGTACCCAACAACGCGCCAAACAAAGCTAGGCCTTCGGTGTCGATTAATTGGTAGATAGCGGCGATGGCTGCATCCATCAAATAGGGTTCATCCATGGCTAACCCCCCCGCGGCCTTGCGGCCCACCCAGTAGATTGCGTCTAACCGCAGCCTCGACAAAGGATCGATAGCAGATCGACAGTGCCCTTCCACTGGCATGCCCGCATACATCCTCCAAACGCCGGAACCCATGACCACGCAATGCGCTGCGCCAATTGGCGAATTCGTTAGCCGCATCGATTGCCGCGCAACGCACGGCAACTGCAAGGCGGGCTTCACTGACCTTCCCGTCCAGTTGCAGGCGTTCACGCAAAACGCAGAGTTCGATGCGGGGCCAAAATGGATCGTGACAATCAGGGTACCTTGGAGGGCTGAATGAGGACTCGGTGGTTGACGGAGCTTCAAGTTGTTCTGCACGCATGTCATATCCTCACTGCTCTTGCAGCATGCCGTAGCGAATGGCTTTGATGACCGCCGCTACGCGCGTGGGAACCTCGAACTTGCGCAATAGGTTGGATACGTGAAAATTCACTGTCGACTCTTTGCACTGCAGGATCTGGCCAATCTCCCATGAACTCTTGCCATAGGCGCACCACAGCAACACTTGCTGTTCACGCGGGGTCAGGTAGATCGGCGCACCGGTGTGGCCTTCAGGTGTCGGTCGCAGGTTGGTTTGCATCGCTGAGCTCCCTAGTCGTTCGCCAGATGCGGCAGCGGACAGTGCTGCCGCCTATGGAGCCACCTTACGAATGCCTGCCCTTTGCACACCAGCGGTGCCACTTGTAAAGAACGTTCCTACAAATACCGCCTACCCGAACTACACAGGAAAGTTTCTTATCGCCGTGCTCTAACCTGCCTTTCGTGCGTCACAACGCCGTTGTCCATTCGTCTATCGCCTGGAGTTGTACGATGCGTCCCGTTTTACCCTACTCGTCTTACCTTGGTGTGCTGGCAATTTTCACCGTCAGCCAGCAAGCCACGGCTGCGCCTGCGATCGAACTGGGTCAGATGCTGGTCAACGCCCAAGAGCAAAGCACACTGGACGACGCACGCGAACGCTTAGAGCAAGTACCTGGCGCCAGCAATCTGATAGACATGGGCAAGGTGGGACAAGGCCGGGTTGTCAGCAATCAGGATGTGCTGGCCTATCAGCCTGGCGTATTCGCCCAATCGGCCGGTAACGACGGTATCAAGCTATCGATCCGTGGCTCGGGCATCAACCGCGCGCCGGGCGCACATGGCTCGGGTGTATACACCATGTTCGACGGCCTGCCGCTCACCGGCCCGGGCGGCACGCCCTATGAACTCTTCGAACCCCTGTGGCTAAGCCGAGCCGAGGTACTGCGCGGGGCCAACGGCTTCGATCAGGGGGCTTTGGCGCTGGGCGGCGCCATCAATTATGTGACCCATACAGGCTTTGATGCAGCGCCGCTGCAAGTGCGCTACGAGCTAGGCAGCCGCGGCTATCAGCACCGCCAGATCAGTTCCGGGCAAGTATTGGGCAACCTTGACTACTACGTGGCCCTGACCGATTCGCAGTACGACGGCTACCAAGCGCACAGCAGCGGCAGCTCGAAAGGTGTTGCCGCCAACGTCGGCTACCGCTTCAACCCGAACCTGGAAACGCGCTTTTACCTACGCTACCGCGAAACCCAGAACGAACTGGCTGGGCGCCTGACCAAGGCGCAGATCAAGCACGACCCTCGCGCGGCCAACCCCGGTTACCTGTCGCGCAATGACAGCCGGCCGCAACCGGGCAGTACCTGGGTCGGCAACAAGACCACGTTCTACTTTGAGGATGATTCGCGCGTGGAAACCGGGCTGGTCTATCACGATTACCCGATGGACCTGCGCGAAGGCGCCATGCGCTTGAAGGTGGCCTACAGCGATGTCAGTGGCACGCTGAACTATTTTCGGCGCGACACCCTATTGGGCTTACAGAGCAAGACCAACATCGGCTGGCGTACTACCAAGCATCTGCCCAATAGCGGCGCTTCTCAGTTCTCGCGGGTCAATGATGTGGTCGGCGCTCGCACTAGAGACTTCAGCTACCAAGGTTCGGACACCGTACTGCATGTCAGTAATGACCTGGAACTGGTGCCCGACCTTTGGCTGACCACCGGGCTGGCCATGATCTACACCCGCCGGGAAAGCGATGTCACCTACCCCGCCAGTGGCGGCAGGGTCAGCCAGCATGATTGGGACTACGCGCCACGCATCGGCCTGCGCTACGACATTCGCCCGGACTTGCAACTGTACGGCAACCTTAGCCGATCGGTAGAGCCACCGCACCCTTGGTCGCTTGTCTGGAGTGCGCCGGTCACCAACCAGCCGATGAAGATGCACAATCAGACAGCCACCACTCTGGAGCTCGGCGCCCGCGGTGATTCGGCGCTAGGACAGTGGGACTTGGCCTGGTACTACTCGCAAGTACGCCATGAGCTGCTGAACGTGGAGGTGGTGCAGGGTCTGCCGTTCAAGGAGTTCAACGCCAGCCCCACCGTGCACCAGGGTATCGAGGCCGGCCTGAACAGCGTTCTCTGGCAGCAACCGGCAAGCGGCAAGCTAAACCTGCGCCAGGCCTATACCTTCAGTGACTTCCATTACCGCGACGATGAAACCTTCGGCGACAACCGCTTGCCCGGCATTCCCATGCATTACTACCAGGCCGAACTGCGCTACGACTGGCCAAGCGGCTTGTATGCCGGGGTCAATACGCAGCTGGCCTCAAAGGTGCAGGTCGATTACGCCAATAGCTACCACGCCGATGCCTACGCCCTGCTTGGTGCGCGCCTGGGCTGGGACTCCCCCAAACAGGACTGGCAAACCTGGCTGGACCTGCGCAACCTGACCAACAAGCGTTACGCCGCTACGGTAACACCAGGCTACAACGATGCAGGCCAGGACGTTGCCCGCTCTACACCGGGTGAGGGCTTGGCGGTGTATGCGGGCGTTTCCTATAGTTTTCGGTAGCAGGCCATCACGACGGTAACTGCACCTGCGGCCTGCTTTCGGCGAAAATTGTCCAACTGGAAAGAAACAGCGCGGCGATCAACGGCCCGATCACGAAGCCATTGAGTCCGAACACTGTCAGCCCGCCCAGCGTAGACACAAGAATCAGGTAGTCGGGCATGCGTGTGTCCTTACCCACCAGGATCGGTCGCAGTAGGTTATCAACCAAGCCAATGACCAGTACGCCGAACGCGG
Proteins encoded in this region:
- the nuoM gene encoding NADH-quinone oxidoreductase subunit M; amino-acid sequence: MILPWLILIPFIGGFLCWLGERFGATLPRWIALLTMSLLLGIGLWLWAHGDYTLAPAPGAEPAWALEYKVQWIQRFGISIHLALDGLSLLMILLTGLLGVLSVLCSWKEIQRHVGFFHLNLMWILGGVVGVFLALDLFLFFFFWEMMLVPMYFLIALWGHSSADGKKTRIYAATKFFIFTQASGLIMLVAILGLVLVNYTNTGVITFNYSDLLKAELPAGTEYLLMLGFFIAFAVKLPVVPFHSWLPDAHAQAPTAGSVDLAGILLKTAAYGLLRFALPLFPNASAEFAPIAMTLGLIGIFYGAFLAFAQTDIKRLIAFSSVSHMGFVLIGIYSGSQQALQGAVIQMLAHGLSAAALFILSGQLYERLHTRDMRQMGGLWHRIAYLPAISLFFAAASLGLPGTGNFVGEFLILIGSFVHVPWITVIATTGLVFGSVYSLIMIHRAYFGPAKADTVLAGMDSRELIMVLGLAGLLILLGVYPQPFLDTSAATMSGVQQWLGSAFTQLASAR
- the nuoN gene encoding NADH-quinone oxidoreductase subunit NuoN, producing MEFTTQHFIALAPMLITTITTVVVMLAIACKRNHSQTFLLSTVGLNLALLSILPALKVAPLAVTSLVTIDKFACLYMAIILVATLACVTLAHAYLGEGSKGFPGNREELYLLLLMSALGGLVLVSANHLAGLFIGLELLSVPVYGLVAYAFFNKRSLEAGIKYMVLSAAGSAFLLFGMALLYADAGSLTFDQLGKALAATSMPSLMAQLGLGMMLVGLAFKLSLVPFHLWTPDVYEGAPAPVAAFLATASKVAVFAVVVRLFMLSPAASSGVLSTVLAVIAVASILVGNLLALTQSNLKRLLGYSSIAHFGYLVIALVASKGLAMEAMGVYLVTYVITSLGAFGVITLMSSPYGGRDADALYEYRGLFWRRPYLTAVLTVMMLSLAGIPLTAGFIGKFYIIATGVESQLWWLVGALVIGSAIGVYYYLRVMVTLYLVEPNLRRHDAPLKWEQRTGGVMLLAIAILAFVLGVYPQPLLDMVQHAGLQLLG
- a CDS encoding ogr/Delta-like zinc finger family protein — translated: MSTYKLVCPHCNSRMRIRTSEGRHIFLRIAYLQCINEACGWSVRAEFEMTHELSPSGMPNPEVHLPSASRELRRSALAPRAQESHSARD
- a CDS encoding helix-turn-helix domain-containing protein, translated to MNSHLFAAVLSRLKLITGSSTDVQLARSLEVSPQTLSSWKVRESIPYSLCVDLARKQGCSLDWLLLGERDGKGPEQTQESWESDVLTRLRELSHADRQAVLLHIEDKQRLRQLEQQVQQLAKYLPGAGLG
- a CDS encoding head completion/stabilization protein, with the protein product MRAEQLEAPSTTESSFSPPRYPDCHDPFWPRIELCVLRERLQLDGKVSEARLAVAVRCAAIDAANEFANWRSALRGHGFRRLEDVCGHASGRALSICYRSFVEAAVRRNLLGGPQGRGGVSHG
- a CDS encoding response regulator transcription factor, translating into MQTNLRPTPEGHTGAPIYLTPREQQVLLWCAYGKSSWEIGQILQCKESTVNFHVSNLLRKFEVPTRVAAVIKAIRYGMLQEQ
- a CDS encoding TonB-dependent receptor family protein, translating into MRPVLPYSSYLGVLAIFTVSQQATAAPAIELGQMLVNAQEQSTLDDARERLEQVPGASNLIDMGKVGQGRVVSNQDVLAYQPGVFAQSAGNDGIKLSIRGSGINRAPGAHGSGVYTMFDGLPLTGPGGTPYELFEPLWLSRAEVLRGANGFDQGALALGGAINYVTHTGFDAAPLQVRYELGSRGYQHRQISSGQVLGNLDYYVALTDSQYDGYQAHSSGSSKGVAANVGYRFNPNLETRFYLRYRETQNELAGRLTKAQIKHDPRAANPGYLSRNDSRPQPGSTWVGNKTTFYFEDDSRVETGLVYHDYPMDLREGAMRLKVAYSDVSGTLNYFRRDTLLGLQSKTNIGWRTTKHLPNSGASQFSRVNDVVGARTRDFSYQGSDTVLHVSNDLELVPDLWLTTGLAMIYTRRESDVTYPASGGRVSQHDWDYAPRIGLRYDIRPDLQLYGNLSRSVEPPHPWSLVWSAPVTNQPMKMHNQTATTLELGARGDSALGQWDLAWYYSQVRHELLNVEVVQGLPFKEFNASPTVHQGIEAGLNSVLWQQPASGKLNLRQAYTFSDFHYRDDETFGDNRLPGIPMHYYQAELRYDWPSGLYAGVNTQLASKVQVDYANSYHADAYALLGARLGWDSPKQDWQTWLDLRNLTNKRYAATVTPGYNDAGQDVARSTPGEGLAVYAGVSYSFR